CATATAAGCAATATCTGCAATCATTGAGAGGTAGAAGCTTCACAAAGCAGGCGTAGGGGTCCTCGACAGTGTCTCCGATTTCTCCAACTAGGATATGCTTGCCCTCCTCGACGATGATCTTCTTCTTGTCTTCGCTGAGACAGAACAGCACCGCCTTCTTGCGCTTCTTCACCTCGTCTGAGGTCGAGGACTTCCGTACTTTCATGTCATTAAAGACTTTGATGACTTCATCATTGACCGTGACACCAGATGCCTGTGGCAGGGATGATTTTGagatttacattaatgcatttgacagacgcttttatcaaaaaagTGACTTACGGTGAATTCAAAGTATGTATGTGTAACCCTGTATGGG
The sequence above is drawn from the Triplophysa dalaica isolate WHDGS20190420 chromosome 15, ASM1584641v1, whole genome shotgun sequence genome and encodes:
- the cfl2 gene encoding cofilin-2, translating into MASGVTVNDEVIKVFNDMKVRKSSTSDEVKKRKKAVLFCLSEDKKKIIVEEGKHILVGEIGDTVEDPYACFVKLLPLNDCRYCLYDATYETKESKKEDLVFVFWAPEGAPLKSKMIYASSKDAIKKKFTGIKHEWQVNGLDDIQDRSTLAEKLGGSVVISLEGRPL